From the genome of Alicyclobacillus sp. SO9:
GTTGCTGCGTCAGCGTATCATTCTGTCAATTCGCACGCTTGTCTTGGTCGCTGTTCTTGAACTCATGAATGAACTCGGCGATGAAACGGTACTGGCTCATTGGAACATACCTGTTGGTACATTAAAGCTGCATATCGTGAAGTTGAGTGTCGCTGTAGCTTTTGCAATTCCCGTCGTTCTGCTGTGGATCTCACAGGAGTACAGGAACTTGAAACGCGCTGACATGGAGCTTGAACAGAGCCAGCAGGATTATCGGTCACTGTTTGATCATAACACTGACGGAGTGTATTTGCTGAATGAGCGAGGAGAGTTCTGCAATGCCAACCCTAGCTTTTTGGAGATGACGGGATATAGCTTGGACGAATTGAAGAACAAGCCAAGGCTCGACTTCTCTGATGAAAGCAACCGATTGGAGATGTTAGAGCATTTGCGCCGCGCTCAAGCGGGGGAATCCAGCCGTTACCAGGCTCGATTTGTGCGGAAAGATAAGCGTTCGAGCGTCGATTTGAATATTACCTATTTCCCCATGTATCGAAACGGGAGATTGGCAGGCTCGTACAGCATTGTGCAGGACGTGACTGAGAAGAACCGAGCCGAAGAGGAACTGCGAGAAACGAAGAATATGCTGACTTCTCTTATTGACAACACAACCGATATCATTGCGATTTACGACGCAAAAGGTACCATTTTGAGTGTGAATCGCGGGTTTGTCCAAACTTTCCAATACGACGAGCTTGAAATTGTCGGCGGAAGCGTCTACGACTTGGTGCCACAGTCTTGGATGGACGACATGAAGACGACAGTAGCAAACGTCCTCAACAATAAGATGGTAGTCTCGAGAGATGCACTGCGTGTCACAAAAACAGGCAATTTCGTGGAAATTGATTTGACAATATCTCCAATTACCAATGCCAAAGGTGATGTCGTTGCCATCGCTAGCATTGGGAGAGATGTGACTGTGGACAAGAGACTGAAGCGTGAATTGGACGAAATGCACAGCAGACTTGAGTCTTTGGTCCAAAATACGGCCGACGCCATCAGTTTTCTGGATGTTCAAGGCAGGGTGATTCTGGTCAATCCCGCATGGGAGCAGCTGTATGGGTGGCAGTTTGCGGAGGTAAAAGGCCAGATTCCCGCTACCATGACAGAAATGTTTCGAAGTGTCTTAACCCGTGAAGAGAGTTTTACGAAAGAGCTAGTTGTGCAAAGAAAGGACAAGTCTCAAGTGACCGTGAGTGCTACGGGATCGCCGATTTACTCCAGTGATGGCACCGTCACAGGCGTATCCTTTATTTCGAAAGACTTGACTCAGCAGAAACAAGCAGAAGAGGTCTTTCTCAACGCCGAGAAGATGCAACTTGTTGCATCTTTGGCAGCCGGTATCGCTCATGAAATTAGGAACCCGCTTACTTCGGTTTCTGGATTCTTGGAACTCATGAAATCAAACTGTGAAATCAAGTATTTGGACCTGCTGCAGAGTGAGGTGAGTCGTATCAACGAAATTACCAATGAATTTTTGTTGTTGGCAAAGCCGCAAGCACAGGCTCAGAGTTATGAAGACTTAACACAGGTCCTTCATGAGGTGTTAACCCTTATGGGAAGTCAGACACATATGCACAGTATCTCTGTTCATATCAATCGGGCAGAGAGTCTTCCACGGGTGGCGTGCGTCAAAGCGCACATGAAGCAGGTCTTTATTAATATTATTAAAAATGCCGTAGAAGCCATGGAAGACGGAGGCACTCTTTATATTGACTTCTCGCACAACGGTGCTGGAGTCAGTGTTGACATCGTTGATGACGGAGCCGGAATTTCCGAGGAAACCCTGCAGAAGATTGGGCAGCCATTTTATACGACGAAGGAACGTGGCACGGGACTGGGCTTGATGGTTACATATCGGATTGTGGAGAACCATGGGGGCACCATTCATATTAGCAGTACCCTGGGGCAAGGGACAAAGGTCCGACTGTATTTGCCTGAGAGCGGGTGTATGCAAAACCTTGAATCTTCGGCTATTGCCGCTGGGGTAGTGTAGGTGAGTTGCACTTATCACAAAGGCCGTAAGGAATGGGGCCGAAGGCGGTTAGTTTATAGGCCGTTTTCATGACGGAGGTTTTTACTCCGATTTTGGCTATTCTGCTGCAGGAAATGCACCACAGGCGATTGTCATTGGGTATGCCGTTCATCTCTTAACTCCTTTCACTAGGACAGAGATTATGATATTCCGTACGGAGGACAAAATTTGTCGAAAGATGTCATCTGAGTTTGTGAAAATTTTGTGACTTAACGGTTTACATCACTGAAGTTTTTCTATGTAGGTCAGCACGTATGAGCAACTGCCCTGATGTCCGTCAGGGCAGTTGCAATTGTTACCACCAGTATCTCCCTGCCAACGCCCCTGCAGTAAAACCTGCCAACGCCCCAAAGGCGAAGAATGCGCCTGGCGCGTAGATTAACTCAGGTTCGGCACGGTTGGACGCGTCAGAGACATCCAATTGGGTGTCGTGTTCCTCGAAACTTGCCAAATATGCAGGTCGACAATTTAGGAGATAAACACCGTCATAAGTGACAGAGTGCAGGATACCCTGAGACACTCTGCCATCCAGGTGGTGAACGTATACGGGTCTGCCCGTTAGTCTCACTGCATGATGATAAAGCGGATGAGCCACGTCTACCCCTCCTTTTCCCCCTATACCTCTACACTATGGCCTCTCGGGACAGGTTGCCCGGGCTGTTTGCTCACGTTTCCCCAAAAGAGGCATCTAAAAAGGGCGCAGCGACGCTGGACTGTAGAGAAAGTGAGATACGTGCTCCAGACTTGGAGGTCTGCTTGTATCAGTCTTTGACACTGCCCGTCACGAAACAGACATATTTGAGTTGACGTCAATCAAGGTGTGACTCTTCCCGCTCAGACTATATTGATGAAGTCAAAACAACCGAGAGGAGGGGAACAGGCCCGACTCTGCAGCCGCGGTGTTGAAGACTTACTGAACTGGGCAGAGGAGGGTCAATACTCATGAAAGATCCAATAACGAAAATACTCAAGAGAATTTTTCTTCTCGTGCTAGTTGGATGTGCTTCCATCTTTATCTGGGGGACTGTGAAAACTTATCAGGGAGCGCCTCCAATTCCGAAGAGAGTTGTATCGCAAAGCGGGGAAGTGCTGCTGACAAGCTCAAACATTGTAAGGGGAAAAGCTGCTTTTCAGGAAGCTGACCTGATGGACTACGGCAGCGTTTACGGAAACGGTGCATATTTCGGAGAAGATTTCACAGCCTCTCTGCTGCACGAATGGGCTTTACAGATGAACCAAATGTATGCCAAACAGCAGTATCAAACTACCTACGACAAGCTTTCAAAGGCGCAGAAGGTGACGGTGAATGCCGAGGTTCAAACACAGCTTCAACATCCCAAAGTGAAGAATAATGTACTGACGCTGTCCAATACGGCTTCAGCGGCACTAAAAGATGTTGTAGTTAAGACCCAGCATCAGCTCATGCATACGAATAAACGGACGGGATATGTCCAAGAGCGGTCACTAACTGCGACGAAAGCTCTAGATACAGCAGACTTTTTTTGGTACACATCATGGACTTCCGTCGCTCATCGCCCTGGGGTTAATTACTCGTACACCAACAATTGGCCCTACGATCCCTTGGTAGGGAATACTCCCACATCAGCAACATTCATTTGGACTTGGGTTTCCATTGGGTTTCTGCTGGCAGGTATTGGCGGCGTTATTTACTTCTACTTTGCACATATCTCAGCACCTGTAGAAGACGTTGGCGAAGTTATTATTAAAGGTTTTCCCAAACTCACTCCAAGTCAACGAAAAACAGGCAAGTACTTTATCAGTGTTGCCCTGTTGTTTTTAATACAGATTCTGGCTGGCGTGCTCATGGCACACTATTATTCAGAACGGGGTGGATTTTTCGGACTCAACATCATTAGTCTGCTGCCCTTTAATGTGCTTAAGGCGATTCATATTCAAACGGCGATATTTTGGATTGCTATCTCCTGGATTGGTGCGGGAATCTTTCTAATGCCATTTATCAGCGGCAAGGAACCGAAACATCAGGGTTTGTTGGTAGATATTCTGTTTGTCGCCATCTGGGCGGTAGGAATTGGAACGCTGGCAGGTCTGTACGCGGGAATCAAAGGCTGGCTGCCTGGCAACAGTTGGTTCTGGTTCGGAAACCAGGGACTCACTTATCTGCAGTTGGGACGGTTCGACCAACTTGCCCTGTTCATTGGCCTCTTCCTTTGGGTATTTATCATTGCACGGGCATTGTGGCCGGCACTGCGTGGAAAGAAAGGCTTCGGTACACTGGAGCATTTGTTGTTTTACTCGGGGTTCTCAATTGCTGCGATGTACGCCTTTGGTATGTTCCCCATCACTTGGATTATGAAGTCGTTCACGCTGACAGATTTTTGGCGCTGGTGGGTTGTACACCTCTGGGTTGAAGGAACGTTTGAGTTTTTTGCTATTGTCGCTACAGCTTATATCCTGGTAGTGCTCGGCTTCATTTCGAGAAAGACTGCAGAAAGATCTACCTGGTTTGAATTAATTCTTGTCTTCCTCGGCGGTATTGTCGGTACAGGACACCACATGTACTGGATTGGTGAACCCTGGATTTGGCTGAGCATTGGGAGTATGTTTGCCTTTGTTGAAGTTCTTCCTTTGCTGCTCATGATTGTCGAAGCAATTGAGTACAGAAAGCACATGAAAAACGAGAAGGGATTTGCACATAAGGTTGCATTGACGTACTTGATGGGCTCTGGCTTCTGGAACTTTTTCGGCGCCGGAGTCATGGGCGGGTTGATTAATGCCCCCTTAATCAACTACTACGAACACGGTACCTTCTTGACCCTGGCGCACGCACATACGTCGATGTTCGGTGCTTTTGGACTCCTGGGGATTGGACTCATGTACTTCGGATTGCGGTATCTTGTGGGAGACAACGGATGGAGCAACAAGCCAGCAATATGGGCATTCTGGTTCTACAATATAGGAATGCTGTTGTGGTGCCTGCTCAACTTCTGGCCCATTGGTTTTGAACAGCTCAATGCAGTGTTTATGCACAGTTATGTTTATGCCAGAAGTGTCGCATTCTACAACAAGACACTGGTTTGGCAGTGGCTGCGGATGCCGGGAGACGTCTTCTTTGCTGCCGGTGCACTGCTAATGTCTTGGGACATCTACCGCAAGGTGCGCATTGGCATGAAAAACTATAGGCAACGGAATGCCTAGCAAACCGAAGAAGGAAAATGTCTAGACCAGGTTCATCAGGGATTGCTTCAATCGTCAACGGCGATTGAAGCAGTTCTTTTTTTTTAAGCTAACCGTTCTGAACTAACAGTTGTCTGCTTATCTGCAGTATGATAAAAGTACTTATTTAACAAGCTAGGGTGGTGCCCTAAATGGAAACCTATCATGTGGTGATTGCAGATGACAGCGAAAAATCTCGTAAGGCTGTCCGGCTGCTTTTAAATGCGGACAAACAATTCCAAGTCGTAGCGGAAGCCGCCACTGGGAATCAGGCCATAGAGAAGACGCGTGAGCACATGCCGGATTTAGTGCTGATGGATATTAATATGCCGGACTGCAATGGATTTGAAGCAACGCGTCTTATTAAAAAAGAATTTCCATACGTGCGAGTCGTCATTCTCAGCGTATCGGATGACGCAACCGATTTGTTTGACGGGATTCGAAACGGTGCTCAGGGGTATTTGGTCAAGAGCATGCAGCCGTCTGATTGGATTCATTACTTGCATGGAATTATGGATGGGGACACGCCTGTATCCCGAGAGATTGCAAAACGACTGCTGGCGGAGTTTAAATACGAGGGTGTAGGACAGTTTGGGACTGAGGGGGTTGAAAAATTGACCCATCGAGAACAGGAAATCTTGAAGTGGGTCAGTACTGGGGCATCAAACAAGGAGATTGCATCGAACCTGTTTATTTCTGAGAACACAGTAAAAAATCATTTGAAAAACATTATGGCTAAATTACATATTCAAAACCGGGTACAACTGGCCATATACGCGCAAGGAAAACATAGGGAGAGGTAAAGGAGGAGGATGACCAAGGAGGAGATAAGAACGGGATAAAATAAAAACAGCAATTTGCCTAAAAAATAGCCCTTTCGAGTCAAGGAATTTTGTGCCACTGCAGCGTACTGTTATGTAGGGAACTTGAATACTTCTCATGACATTCAAACGAGGTGACGGTATGTGTCGAGGCAAAGCCGCAGCCCGTGGCTTGTTGTAATCCTTGTTTTGTTTGTTTTGCTGCTGCTTCCCTTTGCATACGGGGTTGTTGGGGACTCCGAGTCGCTTGGCCGTTTCAAACTGACTGTTTCTTTGTTTCGAGAAACACCAAACACCTCTGTTTCCAATGACTTTCAACACCCCGCACAGTTCAGTATTGTACAAGTGATAGCCGGGGACCGGGATGTTCCTAAGGCGCAAGTCAAGAATGTCGCTCGCTTAATCAAGACCAATGCGTCCATTTTGCAAACCACCCTAGGGCAACTCCCCAGTTCGAAGACCAAGGTGTATCTGTATTCAACCCAAAAACAGTATAAAAGAGTGGCAAAGAGCGCGTTTCCTGCGTCCCAGGTAGCATGGGTGCTCAGTGAAACAGGCGGTTTTACGGTAGCATCCACTGTGTACATTCCTCTGTACAAATACTCCAACAATGCATTTATAGCTGACACACTGATGCATGAACTGACTCATGTCACACTGAATTCGCACAGTTTGACCCCAAAAATGCCGGAGTGGATGAACGAAGGACTAGCCTGGTACAACGGCACACAAGCACAGGAGCGTATTGATGAGGAAGCTTCACAGCAGACGCGTGTACGCCTGTTTCAAGAGTTACATAAAGCACAAAGTACGGGAGAATTACAGTCTATTGCGTCAGAGAGTGTTGCGGTTGCGCAGGACAATCTGCCATACAACGTTGAATTTCAAGACTCTTTGGGTGTGTCATATTTGATTCGAAGATACGGCATAAACCGGCTTGGCTTACTGTTGCGGGAGTTAAAGCACCGGTCTTTTAGCGAGTGTTTTCAAATGATATACGGAAAATCTGCGCAACAATTTCAAAACACCTTTACTGGACTGAGGCCAGTTGGAAATGCTGAGTTTCAGTGGTCTTATCCTCCTTCTGCAATACTACATTAGTACAATTGTCTCCTTGTGTCTCATCGTTGCCCTCTTACACAGAAGCCGCAAAGGGTTCCTGGGTCTGTTCCGCAACCAGCTTACTGGCTTACTCACTGACTCACCGACTTATTCACTGACTGTCACAATTAGATGCCAGTTGCTTTTCAGCTCAAGGCATGGTATCTTTCGTAAACAGGAATCATTCCTACTTGACGAGCCTGTTATACTTTAGAATGCATACGATAGTGTTTCGTGTGACTTATATTTTATCTATTGAAGTTATGTGGAGGGTTGTTGGAATGACGACAGCAGACAATGTTCAAGAAATAGATAGAAGGATGAACGGAAGGTTGTTCGGCCTCAGTTGGTCACATTTCTTAAACGACGGAGCGGCAAATTATCTGCCGGGTATTCTCCCGGCAGTTCTCATTTCCCTCCATGAACCGGTCAAAATGGCCGGAGTACTCATGGCAGCCCTTATGATTGGGCAGGCACTACAACCTCTGATGGGGTGGATTGCCGACAGAGTCGGCGGCAGAAGTCTTATCATTATTGGCTTGCTCAGCAGTTCTCTCGGCGGAGCTCTGTTAGGCGTCGCGCATTACGCTTGGGTTTTTATCGGTCTCTTATTGTTAATTGGAGTTGGGAGTTCACTGTTTCACCCTCAAGCTTTGGCAGTTGTCAGAAGTATGGCTCAAACGAGGCAAGGGTTGACCACTTCAGTATTTCTGGTCGGTGGCGAACTGGGAAGAGGCATATGGCCCACCGTTGCAAGTTTTGTCGTTGTTCACCATGGCATCTCATCACTCTGGATCTTTGCAGTACCTGCATTAATCACAATACCGTTCTTGATGCGTTTTGCACCGAAGCTGCCGGCTAAACGCACTCACGGAAACCCGATTCACATCAACGAGCATCTTGCTCCTATGTCTTTGCTCATCGGGTATACGGGACTTCGTGCACTCATGACCTTTGGTTTGGTCACCTTTGTCCCGATACTTTGGAAAGTGTATGGCGGAACCTTGGTTGGAGGCGCCTCTATTATTACGACAATGCTTGTAATTGGCGTGATTGGCAACCTTGGAGGAGGACACTTGGCTGACAGGTTCGGACGACGTCCAGTTTTGGTCATATCTGCTTTTCTCTCTGCCGTTTTGATACCTGTCCTCGCCCACGTTTCCGGAGCATGGATTTGGGTTATAGCAGCGATTGTTGGTATTTTCCTGTTTCTTAGTGCATCCACAACAGTTCTTATTGGTCAGGACATATTTCCAGAGAATCGCTCTATGGGCTCCGGAATCGCACTTGGCTTCTCCAATGGCATTGGAGCTGTGTTAGTGCTTGTGATTGGGCTGTGGGTAACAGACCAGAATGTTTTGACCGTTTTCTGGATTTTAGCAGGTGCGGGTCTCATCTCCGCGCTGCTGGGCCTTTTAATACCGCGCTCTGTGGTCGGACGAAACGCTTAAAAACTAGTTTTGAATCGCAGTCTGTAGAGCCCTGTGCCAATTCGGTACAGGGCTCTCGTGTTCTCCAAAATCACGCTTATTTAACAGTCCAAGTTCCGTTCATATAACCTGGGTTCTTGGAGAGGTCCATGACGCCGCCCATTCCGCTGGAACCGGACCCGCAAGCAGCGTCACATTGCCACTTTAATTGCGTGGGTTTTGAAGGAGTATGAAAAGTAAATACAATGCTGTTGCTCCTTTCACTGCTAGTACGCGCTTCTATTGGTATGTTTAGGCCCTTAAAACTACTTGTTTGCGCGATAGTGATGGTATGCGCCACCTTTTTGACGGGAACCGATGATACGGCTTTTCCGTCTACTGTCATGGTACCGCTAACAGTTCCTTGGACTTTGTTTCCGCCTGAAGGGATGGCGGCTCCACCGTCATCAAAATTCTGGACAGTAATGGTAACATCTTTGTTTTCAGGAAGAGTCAGATTCGCTGGAACGAATGCAGGAACCATTTTTGGCTTTCCATTTTTCTTGTCAACAATTACTTGAATTTTAAAGTGTGTCTTAATGGTGCTGGCAGATGTTTGTTGGGACGTACTCCTATTTGATGTGTTGGTCGGCGCTGTACTGGAACTAGCAGAGTTGTTCGATGTGCCGCAGCCTGCGAGGACAAAAATTGGACTGATAACGGCAATAGCAAATAACTTGGATTTCATTTGAAAGTTCCCCCTGTCATGGATATGATTGCGTTCGCAAATACCATAACTCTCCATGCAAATACAGAGGGTGGCTCTTTCGGGCTATCTTTGTTACAGGATTTTATCATATATTCATTAATCACCTTATTACATCTTATTAGCTGGATTCAGCAAGTATCAAAGTGAAGAATAGTGATGACACGATGACAATATCTTTTTGGAGGACTGATCGAAGAAAGAGGAGTTTGCTATTTCTTCAACGAAAGTAGAGTTGCAAATGAAGAATATGGCTTGGAGTAAAATAGAATGAAGACCATCGCAAGTGAAGAACGCGTGCGACGGATGCCGCACGCGTCTCAACTCTAACAGACACTCAGTTTCGCATGATTGAAGTTTAGCCGAGCACGTGCATGACGGCACTGACAATGGCAGGAGTTGGCGGAATACTTTCTGCTGGCGATACTGCCAATGCAGCCAAAGCCAGAGCACCAACACCAATTGCCAAGAGGGTTAAAGTTTTCTTCATAACTATACATCTCCAATCGAGGTGGTTTTAGTGGACATTCAGCAACGCGACGAACTACTTGCCTTCATGGCCGGTCACCGCATCATGACCCTGAGAAAACAGCACGGCATGTCTCAAGCTTACTTGGCTCGGGGAATCGTCAGTCAACCGACATTAAGTCTGCTAGAGACTGGGAAGCACTCCCCTCAACCTGAATTGCTGCGGCTGCTGGGTGAAAAGCTAGATGATTCTGTTCTCCTGACTTATGCCGAATTGACAGAGCAAAAAAATGACTACATCGACATCCCCCCTGATGAAATTCTTGAGGCATTACTGCAGTATACTGCCAGTTGGACTGCATTTCATACAAACCTCGCAGTACAACTGTCTGAGTATTATTTTAATCTTGGAAATCGCGAACATGCAGAAAAATTAGTCGATTTGGCTATTAATAATAAGCTCGACTCCATTCATTACTACAAGGCATGCAATTTAAAAGGGAAATTTCTCTTGTATTCTTTTGACTATATGGAAGCGGAGCAATACTTGCTGAGAGCCAATCATGCAGGGAATCTCTTGGATTCAAAGCTTCGGGCAACCGTTTTGTACAATCTGGGATATACCTACTTCTTTATGGACAAGTATGACCTTGCGTCGACCTATTGCGCTGAGGCCGTGGTCATTTGTCAGCAGGAGAGCAAGCTGTTTTGGCTGTACGCCAAAGCCCTCGGACTCAGGGGTGCCATTTACCATAAGGTCGGAAGATTGGACGAAGCCATGTCTAGTCTAGATGATGCCTTTGTCATGTTGGAAAAATTCAACGGTAATCTGGAAGACAAGTTTCGTGTCAGCATGTCTGCCGTGGACGTGTTGGAGTCCCAGGCCAGGTACGATGAGGCTGAGAAGTATCTGGAACGGCTTCGGGACCTTGCACCGGACTTTGAGGGCATTGGCGACACGTCATTGTCCGTATATTATCGTATTCTGGCTCGAATACAGTTCAGGAAAGGGCTATATTCTCAAGCCGAGCTGTCAGTGTCTGAAGCCATCGGACACGCATTTAATGTCAATGATGACTGGTCTATCACCTGGTCTCTCATAACAGTGCTTGGAATCTATCGAGATGCGAGAAAGCGTCGTGATGCTGCGGAGCAAATTCTCACGATTGCTGAAGAGAAGCAGTTACCGATGCAGGGAGCGATTGCAGCAGAAGCTTTGCTCGAACTTTCGGGTGATTCTTTCCCCATTGAAGCGTACAAAGCGATTACTATGTATCGTACTGCATTGTTTCGAACAATTTATCTTGAACCTGTAGCAGGTTTGCTGCCAAAACTTGAGCTCAAAACAGACGATAAAACTAGCGATGACGCAAATGGAATAGAGTCGGAGCCCGGAGGGGCGGAGTCAGCGGCAGCCAACGACCTTGGCAACGCCAAGTCGGAATCAGGGTCAAGAAACGAAGAAAATCAAAGAAAGGAGACGGGAGAAGTCTAGAACTGCTCTTTTTATTATTAATAGCGAACCTTGCAGGCTTCCCAAATTTTATGTGGTAATTCGATATTATCCGAAAATTTTGGAGGTGTATCGATTGAAGAACAAGGTTCGCAAGCTTTCTGCAGGTGTATTTGGTATTGCTGCACTAACGTTTTTGGTTGGCTATGCTCCCGCGTCTCGCGCAGGAGGCCACCCGTCGAAATGGACGGCACAGCTCCCGATTCACATCAAACGAGATGCTACGACCACGTATCAGAGCGGTTATACCCCCAGTCAGATTCGTACGGCATATGGCATCAATCAGCTTTCCGTAACAGGTGCCAATCAAACGATTGCTATTGTGGACGCCTATGGCAGTCCTACCATCCAACAAGACCTAGCGTCGTTTGACAGCCAGTTCGGATTGTCCTCAGCAAACCTACAGATAGCCTATCCAAATGGCAAACCGCATCAAACAAACAGTGGCTGGGCGCTTGAAACTTCCTTGGATGTGGAATGGGCACATGCAATAGCCCCAGGAGCCAAAATCATGTTGGTCGTTGCAAAGTCAGCTTCGACATCCAATCTTCTGTCAGCCATCAACTACGCAACTTCACACGGCGCACAGGTAGTATCCAATAGTTGGGGCGGGTCCGAGTTCTCCGGGGAATCCAGCTACAACTCCTATTTTCAGCATACCGGAGTCGTCTATCTGGCTTCTTCCGGCGATAGCGGCGCTGGCACGGAATGGCCGGCAGCTTCTCCTGATGTCCTTGGGACAGGCGGTACGACACTGAATCTTGGGTCGGGCGGCAGCTATGGCAGTGAAACAGCTTGGTCTGGGTCTGGCGGCGGTCAGAGCACCTATGAGTCTCGTCCGAGTTACCAGAACAATTGGTTGA
Proteins encoded in this window:
- a CDS encoding MFS transporter, translating into MTTADNVQEIDRRMNGRLFGLSWSHFLNDGAANYLPGILPAVLISLHEPVKMAGVLMAALMIGQALQPLMGWIADRVGGRSLIIIGLLSSSLGGALLGVAHYAWVFIGLLLLIGVGSSLFHPQALAVVRSMAQTRQGLTTSVFLVGGELGRGIWPTVASFVVVHHGISSLWIFAVPALITIPFLMRFAPKLPAKRTHGNPIHINEHLAPMSLLIGYTGLRALMTFGLVTFVPILWKVYGGTLVGGASIITTMLVIGVIGNLGGGHLADRFGRRPVLVISAFLSAVLIPVLAHVSGAWIWVIAAIVGIFLFLSASTTVLIGQDIFPENRSMGSGIALGFSNGIGAVLVLVIGLWVTDQNVLTVFWILAGAGLISALLGLLIPRSVVGRNA
- a CDS encoding response regulator transcription factor, whose product is METYHVVIADDSEKSRKAVRLLLNADKQFQVVAEAATGNQAIEKTREHMPDLVLMDINMPDCNGFEATRLIKKEFPYVRVVILSVSDDATDLFDGIRNGAQGYLVKSMQPSDWIHYLHGIMDGDTPVSREIAKRLLAEFKYEGVGQFGTEGVEKLTHREQEILKWVSTGASNKEIASNLFISENTVKNHLKNIMAKLHIQNRVQLAIYAQGKHRER
- a CDS encoding helix-turn-helix transcriptional regulator, producing MDIQQRDELLAFMAGHRIMTLRKQHGMSQAYLARGIVSQPTLSLLETGKHSPQPELLRLLGEKLDDSVLLTYAELTEQKNDYIDIPPDEILEALLQYTASWTAFHTNLAVQLSEYYFNLGNREHAEKLVDLAINNKLDSIHYYKACNLKGKFLLYSFDYMEAEQYLLRANHAGNLLDSKLRATVLYNLGYTYFFMDKYDLASTYCAEAVVICQQESKLFWLYAKALGLRGAIYHKVGRLDEAMSSLDDAFVMLEKFNGNLEDKFRVSMSAVDVLESQARYDEAEKYLERLRDLAPDFEGIGDTSLSVYYRILARIQFRKGLYSQAELSVSEAIGHAFNVNDDWSITWSLITVLGIYRDARKRRDAAEQILTIAEEKQLPMQGAIAAEALLELSGDSFPIEAYKAITMYRTALFRTIYLEPVAGLLPKLELKTDDKTSDDANGIESEPGGAESAAANDLGNAKSESGSRNEENQRKETGEV
- a CDS encoding nitric-oxide reductase large subunit, with the translated sequence MKDPITKILKRIFLLVLVGCASIFIWGTVKTYQGAPPIPKRVVSQSGEVLLTSSNIVRGKAAFQEADLMDYGSVYGNGAYFGEDFTASLLHEWALQMNQMYAKQQYQTTYDKLSKAQKVTVNAEVQTQLQHPKVKNNVLTLSNTASAALKDVVVKTQHQLMHTNKRTGYVQERSLTATKALDTADFFWYTSWTSVAHRPGVNYSYTNNWPYDPLVGNTPTSATFIWTWVSIGFLLAGIGGVIYFYFAHISAPVEDVGEVIIKGFPKLTPSQRKTGKYFISVALLFLIQILAGVLMAHYYSERGGFFGLNIISLLPFNVLKAIHIQTAIFWIAISWIGAGIFLMPFISGKEPKHQGLLVDILFVAIWAVGIGTLAGLYAGIKGWLPGNSWFWFGNQGLTYLQLGRFDQLALFIGLFLWVFIIARALWPALRGKKGFGTLEHLLFYSGFSIAAMYAFGMFPITWIMKSFTLTDFWRWWVVHLWVEGTFEFFAIVATAYILVVLGFISRKTAERSTWFELILVFLGGIVGTGHHMYWIGEPWIWLSIGSMFAFVEVLPLLLMIVEAIEYRKHMKNEKGFAHKVALTYLMGSGFWNFFGAGVMGGLINAPLINYYEHGTFLTLAHAHTSMFGAFGLLGIGLMYFGLRYLVGDNGWSNKPAIWAFWFYNIGMLLWCLLNFWPIGFEQLNAVFMHSYVYARSVAFYNKTLVWQWLRMPGDVFFAAGALLMSWDIYRKVRIGMKNYRQRNA
- a CDS encoding S53 family peptidase, which translates into the protein MKNKVRKLSAGVFGIAALTFLVGYAPASRAGGHPSKWTAQLPIHIKRDATTTYQSGYTPSQIRTAYGINQLSVTGANQTIAIVDAYGSPTIQQDLASFDSQFGLSSANLQIAYPNGKPHQTNSGWALETSLDVEWAHAIAPGAKIMLVVAKSASTSNLLSAINYATSHGAQVVSNSWGGSEFSGESSYNSYFQHTGVVYLASSGDSGAGTEWPAASPDVLGTGGTTLNLGSGGSYGSETAWSGSGGGQSTYESRPSYQNNWLSVTGSQRGIPDVAWDANPSTGVAVYDSTSDQGQSGWFVVGGTSVSSPSWSGLIALADQGRTSPLTSRDAISQIYNLAGTTGSTGYNKYFHDITQGNNGGYSAQPGYDLVTGIGSPQANNLIPALTAAP
- a CDS encoding PAS domain S-box protein, with amino-acid sequence MKRSLLRQRIILSIRTLVLVAVLELMNELGDETVLAHWNIPVGTLKLHIVKLSVAVAFAIPVVLLWISQEYRNLKRADMELEQSQQDYRSLFDHNTDGVYLLNERGEFCNANPSFLEMTGYSLDELKNKPRLDFSDESNRLEMLEHLRRAQAGESSRYQARFVRKDKRSSVDLNITYFPMYRNGRLAGSYSIVQDVTEKNRAEEELRETKNMLTSLIDNTTDIIAIYDAKGTILSVNRGFVQTFQYDELEIVGGSVYDLVPQSWMDDMKTTVANVLNNKMVVSRDALRVTKTGNFVEIDLTISPITNAKGDVVAIASIGRDVTVDKRLKRELDEMHSRLESLVQNTADAISFLDVQGRVILVNPAWEQLYGWQFAEVKGQIPATMTEMFRSVLTREESFTKELVVQRKDKSQVTVSATGSPIYSSDGTVTGVSFISKDLTQQKQAEEVFLNAEKMQLVASLAAGIAHEIRNPLTSVSGFLELMKSNCEIKYLDLLQSEVSRINEITNEFLLLAKPQAQAQSYEDLTQVLHEVLTLMGSQTHMHSISVHINRAESLPRVACVKAHMKQVFINIIKNAVEAMEDGGTLYIDFSHNGAGVSVDIVDDGAGISEETLQKIGQPFYTTKERGTGLGLMVTYRIVENHGGTIHISSTLGQGTKVRLYLPESGCMQNLESSAIAAGVV